GCAAACAAAAGAAAAGTCAGAGAAAAAACAAACGATTATTCATTTAATTGAAAAATacaatttaaaaataaaatttcaatTAGTCCCCTCATGTAACAAAATCAATACCTGTCCTATCTATCTACTTATCAAATCCACCCATACAAATTCTGTATCTACACACATATGTGAAAAATGGGAAGTGATTCAGTTTCTCTACTAACCCCGCAATTTAATACCCACTTGAAGATTCTTGTCAAGAGCTTCAATCGTAAATTCTCTCGCTTCATTTCTATTCTTGCAGCTCACAAGGTGCTTTCTTTCAACTTATAGAGTTTAATTTTGTTAAATCCATTTATGGGTCTGGTGTATATTACTCATATTTTGCTAAAGTTTCAATCTTTTTTGAAATTTGACATTTGGGAAAAGCATgatcaaataatttaattaaataaacttATCAAGATGAAGTTAAATTTGCTTAAATTACAATTTTaaagtttttaattttttaatttttgagcAATGCTAGATGTCTCAGAATGACTCACAGAATGTGTTTCGAATGTTAGTTTGCTGTTTCCATATGCAAATGGATGACCTTTCCACATCTTGTACCAATCAAATTTTGCTACCTTAGGGGTTTTGGTACCCGTTTTGAGAACTGTAgcattttttttttattttttacatATTTCGAATGATTACATTGCTATAAAACTAGTAAGACTTATGAGAGCAACAAGTTGCACGACGAATATGTGCACTTATATGATCTCGAATGTAGACTTCTGGATCACTTGGAGCATTGGTTGGTTTCATCATTGCCTTTCTGTTTGCTCGGAAGTTTTTAAGATCACCTATAAGATTATGGAAACGGCAGAAACATATTAATTCTGAATCTACCGGTGAAGCTACTCTTACGTTGGATGACAAGGAAATTAAATCTGGTGATGGCTTATATACTACAGAAAAGGTAGATGACCTCTTTCTACTCTTTATCATCTTATCACTAAAATGCTTTAAGTGTAAGGTGgaatataaatatgtatatctTTGTTGTCTATTTTGTAGGTGCCACTAGCGCAATTGGTTAGGAAGAAGTTATGTGGTGGCAGGAAGGTAATATATCAATTCCCAATTCTGCAGACAAGATATAGTGAGGAAACCTTTAATATTATATGTTTTTTgacatttaaaaaaaaatactaATTAAGCTCCTATGATCCATGCTTTAAGATTTTTGAGAACTGTACATTAAGGGGTCATTTGTTAACCCCTGTACCATACCAAAAGTATTGAACAAGGCCTGAATCACCTGTTAAGATtgtttgatataaaattttgttAGCTGGACGAGTCAAGAATTTAACTGGACGACTCCTTCAAAAATGGACGGTTCATGTAACCTCCAAGTTTTCTCAAGTGATATCAAGGCAGTAGACCATAATGCAAaagtataatatatttatatataatacaTAAGTGATTTCttaaaaaaagtataaaattaaaattccatgccatatattaattttatttaacatttaacttatatttttagtttttaaatatgtttatattcaagtaattatctggattttaatatgaatacatttgtcttaaatttgtttaataattttaaattaaacttccaattatatattttttatgttAAGACTGAAAAATATTGTTTACTCTTTAAATGGATAAcatttattcaaaatatatgtGTGTTTTCTATtattaaattttcaaaatatgTGTAAATTGTTATTTGATTATTAGGATTAAAATACATATTAATTTTTACATATATGTAAATCAACAAATATTAGCGTTCAGaaattttcatatttatttaCCAAATAGGATTAATAGTCCAGCATTCAGATTATCAATCGTTCAGAATTTTAATCGTCCAGAAAAAATGattcagatttaacaaatgacCCCTAAATTTAGATATTAATAATTTGATCCTGTTCATTTATGAAGTCAAGCAATGTTAATTTACTTATGTAATCAGAATAGATATCAGAAAAGGGTTATAGTATAACAAAAGTATAAGGAAAAACAGTAGTGAAATGTTTTGCTCTAAATGAAGTGCTTAAAAGTTCTCAATTTAGACATTATGGAAAAGAAATTTAAAGGATAAAAGACAATTAACAACAAAAAAATAGAGGAGAAGAACCAATTTAGCAAGAAAAGGAAGAGAAATCCCTTTTTCCGGTGCTTAGAGAAAAAGATGATAAATGTAAGTGATCACTGAACTTTAAAGATTTCTAAAGTCAAAAACTGAGCCAACTTTCTTAAAGAATGACAATTATATCCAGTGTGTTGGTTGACTCCTAGCATGTCCTGTTTACTAGTAAAGGACTTGTTTTTTTTATTGCAAATTCTATCCTGTCGGGATTTTTGTGCAGATGACTTGCCAGTTACTTGGTGTTGTTCTTGAGGAAAGTACACCCGAAGAACTTCAGGTGAACTTATTAAGGATCGACAGTTTAATTATAGCCAAGTCTTGGTGTTTAGTTCCATACTGACTACTGATTAAATGTAATTGAAAATTATTCTAGGAGCATGTAACTGTAAGATCATCTGCAGTTGAAGTGCTGCTTGAAATTGGAAAGGTCTGTGATGTTTATTTGATGGAAACCATTCTTGACGATGACAGTGAGGTACGATTTTGGACTTGGCTTCAGTTCTATGTGCAGTACATATGCCTCTTTGTGAACTATCGCATGGTGCTGATTAATAGTTTTTGCTATCTCTCTGTCAACTTTTGGTTATACCCTCAGTGACTaagttattttttttattcaaataatttttatGTCTATGGTCATCTGTCACTTATAAGTGGACAGACATATGTTAAGGATTATGTCTCATTGGTGTCAGAATGTAGTTATGCTCTAATTCCCAGGAATTAAAAGAGTGTTACTATATCCTTTGCTTCTTAATTTGTAACTTGGCTGATAAAATTTTTGTTATTGATCTGGAGTGACTAATATTATTCATAGACTTTCAGGCATTATTTACTCTTTTGTCAGACCTATTTAAACTTTTGTAATTGAGGATACTATCAGTACCATTCAAAAATCTCTAAGTATTCGCCCATTAATTTTGGAGCCATGAATTATGATTTATTTATAGATCTTTTTCTGAAATGGATAACAGAATTTACATAAATAATAAGCTGTCTGCTCTTAGTTCTTTTCACATATATGCTACTTTTATGCATCCTTCACTATATTTAATGAAGTAGTTGAATGTTGCTACTGTTACAGGAAAATGTACTCTCGGCTTTGGAGAAGTCTGGTCTACTTGGACCTGGAGGTTTAATGAAAGAGAAGGTACCTTCAAATATCACTACCTACATTAACATGAACTAGTATTTGCATCTACATATTATGTCGCACTTGTCCTGAATTGTTTATAACCAATTATATTAAGTAACTAAACCTTTtcatattatgaatttttgatgcAAAAGACACTGAAATATTGCTCATGTGATTACTGTTGATAATAAGCTTGCAACAAAGAAATTGGTCATTGCCTTTTGAAGTATTTCTGAGTGATCTATAATTGTTTATACGTCTAAGAAAATTTTTGTTAGTGTTGCAGAGATTTATATTCACTGGATCGGATTTTACTAATCCAAATATCTGATCCGATTTTATCGAACTACAAAATTGGACGAGAATTGGTGGACCAGCAGAAGCTATATGATAAATTTAGTATGGACTGTATAAAATCAGGCCCATTTACGTCATTAAATCCATTATTTACAAAAGATTAATTGGCGGTGGGAAGAGTTCTATCCATACTTAAACTTACTAAGATTAGGTGACTTGTTCCGAAAGAATAGGGCAGTAGTCTAATCGGACTCTGAATAAGCGGAAGAAACGTACTCATAGAGAACTACATTAGACTTGATTCTCTATAAAAAGGGATACGTAGGCACCTTGAGAGGGATCCAAACACTCTGAGAAATATAGAGAAAAAGGTCTCAAGCGCAGTCTAAATTTCTTACGAACAACCAATCCTTCGTTAAATTCTTTAAGCAGAAGCCCTGTTCTTTGAACCTTTTTGGTGACGAAAATTAGCTTCAACATTTGGCGAGTCAATAGCGAACGCCGAAGTGTTCATCTTGATCCTATCACGACACTCGGTTCAGATTGACGAAGTGGTCTTGATCGAACAGCCACGTTGGAAGAGCTTAAGTTGGGCACCGACTTAAGAGATCACTAGGAGAAAGAAGTTTGGTCATTCCATCCAAGACCAATACGAAGGGAAAGCAGGTCAGCCGGGGTCGTCGAGATATAATTCGAGGAAAGAATTTAGAAGGGGATCTCAACCGAGTGGCTTAAGGAGCTGATCCCGCAAGGAGGATAAGCGTTTGAGGATTGATGCGTTGCATTTGCAACAACAAGAGATAGCCCGTGCAATCGTGGATGAGCATGTAAGGATGGATAATGGACGTAGCACGAATCGTAGGGAGAGACGACATCATAGTGCTCCACTCATAACACCTAACTCTCGTAATCGAAACCCCTCTGGTGGGGGATGACTGTCTCGTGAGAGTCCACCCCATGGAGGTGATGATGATGGAAGTGAGAGAGATAAAGATGGTGAAGACAAAGGAGAGGATTGTGATGATGACCGAGGTGATGACCATGATAGTGACTACCAGGACGGTTATTATGGTTACGGGGATGATTATCAGGAGGATGAGTATGATAGGCGTAAAGACAGATACCGGGCCAGAGATAAGTACAGTTATGAACCGAAAAAGGATCAAGATGATGATTCTAGTGCATTGAGAGAACGCATGGAGAAGATGGAACGAATAATGATGGGTGGGTGGGGGAGTGGGGTTTTACTTGACTGAATCTCCACTATCAAGGGAGATGAGAGAGTATTTACTTCACAAACGACGCACCATACTGAAGATGACCTATTACCATGGAAGAACTGACCCAACTGAGCACGTTACCTGAGCACGTCACTCAGTTTGAAAGACAGATGCAGACAGCAGGGCATAACCGGAGTACAATGTGTCAATTGTTTGAGGTGTATTTGGAGGACAGTGCTTAAGGATGGTAACAGGATCAATCGAAACATATGAACagttaaaatataaatttttaaagcACTTTTATTAACAGGAGAGCTGGACAGGTTACAGTTTCATTGATTAATGTAAGGCAAGATACATATGAGTTATGGGCGTCATACTTGAAGAGATTTAAGCAAGAGTGTGAAAAGATGTCGTCACTCGATGAATCTCACGCTATGGGATTTTTCCTGGTGGACTAGATCCTATTATTTCTTCAACATATTGTTAACGAGGGTTCTCTTTGTGTGCATGATTTCATTAGAATTATGGTTCACAAACAATTTCCATTAGCAAATATTGATGTAAAACTTTTAGGATGAAATCTTGATTTTTATGACTATCTGAATACTAATAggatcatcatctcttacttgcctTATATAGGCGGTTACTGAAGTAAATCTCCAGGCTTTCTTATTAGAAATATGAAAATGCTTCCAGAAGCAGCACTAACTTTTGTTAATAAGCAATTTCTTATATTCATAGTGCTACTTCATTGTTTGGAATTGCTAAGTGTAATattcttttgtttttctttttatatGTTCCAGGTTCTATTTTGTAGCACTGGAAATGGCAGATCATCTTTTGTTCGACAACTAGAGCCAGATTGGCATATAGATAAAGACCCCGATATTCTTTCTCCGCTCTCCGTAAATTCTTTATCTCAATGCTGTATTAGGATGTATTGAGTTTGTTCCTGCACTTATCTAGAACTCGTTGAATACTAACTCAGATTTTTTCGGTTCACTGCAGAGATTTGTTAAAAATGTGCTACTCGTTGCACCCACAGGATCTAGTTACAGTTCAAGGTCCTCTATTTTCACCTCAACAAGTTTAGAAGCTTACTTCACAAATGAAGGTGTATAGATTACTATGGAACTGATTACATCTAGCTCAAACGTTTTAAAAGGAAACCTGCAACCGTATGATGTTACACAGTTACTTGTTGAGATCAAATCACAAATATGGCCACATTTTCTGCAATGGGGGACCGAGGCAAGTTCATTGTTGTTATCTATATCAGCAAAAAATGTTGGCAACCCTTGCCACCTTAATGACATACTATATCTGAATTTTGTGAAGATTTTGTGTCAACATATTCAGGTATTTTCACCCCTGTAAATATTATAGAAAAAATAAAAAGTGAGCCAGTTCTTGTACTCCGGAGATGTGAAAAATCAAATATTACCCTGGTAGTTCATCCCTTTGATTTTAATTTTGGTTGTATTCCTTTCCTTTACATTCACCACAACGGAGTACAGAGGATATGATGGTTAGGTTGATCCCTGTATTTGTACTTTGTGTCAAGGGACTACATTAGAAATTTATGCATATGGAAAAAAGATAAAAACATAATATATTCTTCAGCATTTGTGGTTACATTTTTTCTTTTACCGTGAGGTGGAAGATCTATGCTATCTGTAGGAATATGTTGGCTTCCTGTGTTGTATGTATTTAAGCATGAACTGATTTAAAAGAAGTTGCATGCAAACAAAGTATTTTTACTTTCTCCTCGCTACATTTTTAGTTACAACAGGACACACTGTGACAATCAGTGTCATGCCATCAGAAGTTTACCATATTTCCAAGTGCCAAATTAGTGTCTTGACCGATTGAAGTTTGATTATGCTTGTGTTTTGTTTCAAGCATTTGTCCTCGACATACATTACACAGTTTTTGGTCGATGTTACTAGAATATGACATTACAAACAAAATTTATTTGAGAATGATTCTTCCCGCGTTTACATAACATACATATTATTCTACACATGCACGCCTGCTTGTTTTATATATGCGATTTTTGTTAAAAGTCATTAGTTAAGGGACAAGAAAAATGATAAATTTGTCATGGAAAGGAATCATAAGCTTCTTATTAATTAATCAAATCCTTTAAGCATCTGATACTCTCCAAAAGTAGGTATATAAATAATACATAGGGTCAAAATGTACAGATTGTTTTGTGGTTAGTATATGTGATCTTGAATCAATTTTGTCAACTTGCATGTATTATGTTAGCTGTTTTTTCACAGCCTCCGGGGTGGGTTGTTAATGACTTGCGCAGTTGCATGGGAAAGGCGAGATTAACATATTTTAAGGGTTGATTTCAGGGCGGCAAAACGACGTTGAATAACTTGTTTTGTTTAATCAAAGATTAGTTAAGAGAGCTTTTGTTGGACGGCCTTTCCATTTTGTTGAATTGTCCAACATTTGTTGTATACACATAATAAACTGTGCACACAACCATTATATGGAGAAGCAGTTAAGTATGATGAGAGGGGGATGGGGTAAGAGGGGTCACCCGACCCTTAAATAAATATCTTTCGATAAATAATATTCCTTCCGTCCCTATTAAATGTTTAAATTTGGATTGAGcacggagtttaagaaaaatgaaaAAGTAGTTGAAATTTAAAAAAATGAGTAAAGTGACGGGACCGATTAaaattatatgtataaagtgggtatagcggaaagaagtagtggatgtagttattttaaaaattataaaaactttactagttttgaaattttttgaaatgTTAACAATTGTAAGGGACATCCCAAAAAAAAGtataaacaaatgggagggacagaaGGAGTATGAATTATAAAAGTAAATTATAAACAAAAAATATGCTCGAATAATTCAGAGGTTCTTCTCGTATATATTATCACAAAATTATCTAAAATTCGTTATTTTTTTCGTCTATCATAAATATTTGTACATATGATGAATGTTATCTTTGTAAGTATAAAgtttttataatatattatattatttaaacttttaaatattttttgtttgtttttcatttactaaaTACAACCGCTTGCAACCAATTTAATTATTT
This sequence is a window from Apium graveolens cultivar Ventura chromosome 9, ASM990537v1, whole genome shotgun sequence. Protein-coding genes within it:
- the LOC141683836 gene encoding peroxisome biogenesis protein 22-like; protein product: MGSDSVSLLTPQFNTHLKILVKSFNRKFSRFISILAAHKTSGSLGALVGFIIAFLFARKFLRSPIRLWKRQKHINSESTGEATLTLDDKEIKSGDGLYTTEKVPLAQLVRKKLCGGRKMTCQLLGVVLEESTPEELQEHVTVRSSAVEVLLEIGKVCDVYLMETILDDDSEENVLSALEKSGLLGPGGLMKEKVLFCSTGNGRSSFVRQLEPDWHIDKDPDILSPLSRFVKNVLLVAPTGSSYSSRSSIFTSTSLEAYFTNEGV